CGCTGCATACTATTAAATGTTGGCGCTATTAATTTTAATACTAGCATATAGAAAGAGCATAACAAACTTATAGGATAAATATTCCAAAAGCAATATAAGGGATTAGGATGTTGTAGAAGAATACTTTAAGAGGAACGTCTTTAGATGTGGAGGGGAATGGTTAATAGCTGTGTGGAGTACACTTTTGCCAGAGCAAGACTGTATGCTCTTCTCAGCAGAGTGTACTACACTGCTCCTGACCCAGCGTTCATAGAGTTTATCCTTCAGATGCCTTTTGACGAGTGTGATATCCCTCAGCCCACACGCGACGGTTTTAACTCTATTAGGTCTGTGATCTCATCTCTACCAAAAGATAGTGTTACCTTAAGACTAGCAAGCGAGTTCACAAGGCTCTTTAGGGGTATAAGGCAGGGTGATATCCCCCCACCTTATGAATCTGTCTACAGAGAAGGGGTTTGCTTTGGTAAGACCACTGAACAAGTTGTAAAGGAGTATACCGACTTCGGAGTAAAGCCAAAAGAG
Above is a window of Nitrososphaerota archaeon DNA encoding:
- a CDS encoding molecular chaperone TorD family protein, with amino-acid sequence MVNSCVEYTFARARLYALLSRVYYTAPDPAFIEFILQMPFDECDIPQPTRDGFNSIRSVISSLPKDSVTLRLASEFTRLFRGIRQGDIPPPYESVYREGVCFGKTTEQVVKEYTDFGVKPKEASEPPDHISLELGFMSYLCMKEADARRANRRDEVLKVLKGERRFLEEHLLSWVGDFFKNVRESDRTGYYRAWVDLTEGWLLFDLKQLSKTIDTFGFRWFLLASFAIFVVYIL